One window from the genome of Paracoccus zhejiangensis encodes:
- a CDS encoding branched-chain amino acid ABC transporter permease → MMDQLIFASEVLVNGLMTGVMYSLVALGFVLIYKASGVFNYAQGVMALFAALTLVGIQQGQVPFAHLINAMFGTHLEHFGWTVPSVLAILLTAVVMIGLAWLIEKLVLQHLVGQEPIILFMATIGLAYFLEGFGDVMWGADIKTLDVGLPQGISDTVEATTAEWFGYGYFIDRLDIWATIIAAILVAALVAFSQYTKQGRAMRAVADDHQAALSVGISLQFIWIMVWSIAGFVALVAGIMWGTKSGVQFSLSLIALKALPVLMLGGFTSIPGAIVGGLIVGVGEKLFEFFIGPLVGGATENWFAYVLALLFLVFRPQGLFGEKIIERV, encoded by the coding sequence CTGATGGACCAGTTGATCTTTGCATCCGAGGTGCTGGTGAACGGTCTGATGACCGGGGTGATGTATTCGCTGGTCGCGCTTGGCTTCGTGCTGATCTACAAGGCCTCGGGCGTGTTCAACTATGCGCAAGGCGTGATGGCCCTCTTCGCGGCGCTGACGCTGGTCGGCATCCAGCAGGGGCAGGTGCCCTTCGCCCATCTGATCAATGCCATGTTCGGCACGCATCTCGAGCATTTCGGCTGGACCGTGCCCTCGGTGCTGGCGATCCTGCTGACCGCCGTGGTGATGATCGGGCTGGCCTGGCTGATCGAGAAGCTGGTGCTTCAGCATCTGGTTGGGCAGGAGCCGATCATCCTGTTCATGGCGACGATCGGCCTGGCCTATTTCCTCGAAGGCTTCGGCGACGTGATGTGGGGCGCCGATATCAAGACGCTGGATGTCGGGCTACCTCAGGGGATTTCCGACACGGTCGAGGCGACCACGGCGGAGTGGTTCGGCTATGGCTATTTCATCGACCGGCTGGACATCTGGGCAACGATCATCGCGGCGATCCTGGTGGCGGCGCTGGTCGCGTTCTCGCAATATACCAAGCAGGGCCGGGCCATGCGCGCGGTGGCCGATGACCATCAGGCGGCGCTGTCGGTGGGCATCAGCCTGCAATTCATCTGGATCATGGTCTGGTCGATCGCCGGTTTCGTGGCGCTGGTCGCGGGGATCATGTGGGGTACCAAGTCGGGCGTGCAGTTCAGCCTGTCGCTGATCGCGCTGAAGGCGCTGCCGGTCCTGATGCTGGGCGGCTTCACCTCGATCCCCGGCGCCATTGTCGGCGGGCTGATCGTCGGCGTCGGCGAGAAGCTGTTCGAGTTCTTCATCGGCCCGCTGGTCGGCGGAGCGACCGAGAACTGGTTCGCCTATGTGCTGGCGCTTTTGTTCCTCGTCTTTCGGCCGCAGGGCCTGTTCGGCGAGAAGATCATCGAGCGGGTGTGA